taggtgacctgatttgctccctcccttcatccgtgtcctaaagctttggtattggttcccacaagtaaggatgacgccgtggaccggacacacctatgttggagaaaacagaatttatgtttacctgataaatttctttctccaacggtgtgtccggtccacggcccgccctggttttttaatcaggtctgataatttattttctttaactacagtcaccacggtaccatatggtttctcctatgctattattcctccttaacgtcggtcgaatgactggggtaggcggagcctaggagggatcatgtgaccagctttgctgggctctttgccatttcctgttggggaagagaatatcccacaagtaaggatgacgccgtggaccggacacaccgttggagaaagaaatttatcaggtaaacataaattctgtttttttgctggGATTCCGCTAAATATTTATTCAATTCTGATTTCATAGAGATTAGTTTATTTTTAACGTCTATTTTTTAACAGGTCGCTTTTATGTGTAGTTTCAAGTGCTTTTAATGTGGACAGTAAATTACTGTATTTCACCCGATATTGTTTAAGTATAGCTTTATGCCTTATAAAGGCACCTCGCAGTAcacttttatgagcttcccatactgTCAGAATCGATGAGGTTGGGAACGTTTTTAGTTCAAAGTATTCTTTTACTGTTTTGCGTATATCCTCTAGAATTAAGGGGTCATCTAACATTGTGGCATCTAGTTTCCATGTATGATGTGTAACTGGGATGTCAGGCCAGAGGACTGAGCAAATGACTGGTGCGTGATCCGACCAAGTGATGTGACCGATATCACACCTTTTGTGTGATTGAAAGGCCACAAGAATCTGTGTAAATGTAATCTATCCTCAAGTAACTATTATGAGGGATTGAATAAAATTAGTAATCTCTCGAGTTCGGATGCAGAGTTCTCCATGTATCGTGTAGTGCTATGTCTTTAAGGGTGGAGTTGACCTGCCGGATTATAGAGGAGGGGGTGCATGTGATTCCTCTTGAGGAGTACATGGAGGGGTTAGCTACCAGATTTAAGTCCCAAGTTAAAAATGTAATCCCTTTAGAATGTTCTAATAGGAAATCTGCGACTTTAACAAAACTGTCTTGGGAGACGCTAGGTGAGTATACTGATGCCAATGTGATATAGTGTCCATAAAGTGTGCCAATAACAATTAtatatctgccctctgggtctttcTCAACTTGGGTTAAGTGAAAAGCGATGGACTTATGAAAAATTATTCccactcccccttttttgctcgtcCCTGAAGCAAAGAACGCATTAGAATACAATGGGTGATGCCATTTAGGTTCTTTTCCCCTCTGGAAATGCGTCTCTTGGACAGAGATAATATGACTTTGGAGTTTGGTTAATTCTCTAAAAGCGATAGATCGCTTACCGGGATTATTAAGGCCTTTTGCGTTTATGGAAGTGAGGTTGATACAGTGATCTTTGAACTTACTGGTTTTATTCTGCATGATTAACCACTGATTAGGGTtgagaggaggggggggaagggggggggcaaAGAGTAGGGGGTAAGAATAGGAAGGAAGAAAAAGAAAGGTAACAGACTTAACACCTCAGTCCAAGTACGTTTCAAACAATAAAGGTGTAAAAGTTATACACAGTAAATTAGCACACTCAAAAatgcacacaataaatatatatatgtcaagaaaAATTCTATAACTCAACAAGTTAAAAGCTTTGTTCTAACAAGTTGACAGGGGAAAAGCCCCAAAACTGACGTTAGCTATACATAACTTTATAACTGTTATTTATCCAGCCATAATGTTAGTGAGGCTGTAATAGCTGAAGGTTTAATTATATCTGGTGTGACCTCAGCGCCATAGTTTGATGTGTGTGTGGTATAATTTTGTAGAGTCCTCGCagttaatttatgttttattaagTAAAGGTCTTCTAcaattatataaaacatatttgAACTATTTCTAATATTAACTTAAAGATGACATCGTAAAcgtaacatgtaaaaacatatacataggTTCATTAGTCTCAATCAGGGCCTGTCAAGGCAGGCCAGGCAGTATAGTTCCGAGACACATATATTATCATTTATGATATACAGTACTTTACCCAGAGGTCACATTCTCGCAAAGTTCATCCAAAGGAGGATTGGGAAGAGGTTGTTTTGCCTTCAACGCCTGTGCTCAGAGGAGAGGGTACCTGTAGGGATAGGTTATCATAAAATGTTTTTTCATACGCTCCGGGTCTGAAGATGGCAGTCTTGTTGTTGTTACTTGCTATAATGGAGacgggaaaaccccatctgtattggatcttGTGAGACCTCAGTAAAGAAGTTATATGACTcaggtctctcctcttctgtaggGTCATTGGTGACAGGTCCGTGAAGATCTGTATCTCTTCTCCTGCGTAAGATATAGGGTGTTTGCGTCTCGCCTCTTGAAGAatctcttctttatctttataACTAAGGAATCTGGCGATTATGTCCCTTGGTGGAGCTTTACTAGGAGGCCTGGATCTAagagctctgtgtgccctttcaagtGGTACATCTGGAGCTGAGGGGCTTCCTTTTATTATTCTGAATAGAGCCTGTAGATAGCCCTCAATCCCCTGTTGAGATACCGTTTCTGAGACACCACGGaaccgcaggttgttcctgcggccTCTGTTGTCAAGGTCCTCAATTTTGTCAAGAAATTGTAAATTATCCGCATTAGTGTTCTGCTTTATCAAGGATGATGCAGAGTTAATATTTGTTTCCACTCATTGAATTCAGTTGTCTAATGCAGCCATATAATTTCTAAGGTCTCCAAACAAGCTTTTCATTTCCTGCAGAACTCCTTAAATATCCTCTTTAGAGGACAGATGTGTAATGTCATTTTTTGTAAGGTATGGAGACTAACATGTCAGTGTTATGAGGGGAGCTCTGCATCCTTTCCAAATCTTCTCTGTGCGCAGTTTTACCTATATCTACAGGTTTTAGGTATTGAGACATAGGTTTTGTGGTTACTGCTTTGTCAGCCCTGCCTTGTCTTTTATGAGGCATTACCTGTTGGTTAGagggtattttaaaataaaactgtaggGAACAACACCTATGTGCAGAGTGCTATCTATGTATAGATATTATCAAAACACCGGAATATACCTAAATGGTTTTGAAGATGCCTCAGATATTTGAACTAACCCAGGCCTTTATCAGCGATTAAGTTAAACTTCTTGCATAAGCTCTAAATCACAAGTGCAATTACACACACCGCAAGCAAAGAGTCACAGCCTCTGAAGACTTACAAGCCTTGATTGTAACGCTTGCCTTTGGTGTATGCCGTCACCAGACCAACTCCCGGTACCGgtatctgtgtctgtaattttcaaCTAGCTTTGTGTTACATGTGCGTCACTAAGGAATATATCCGCACCGGGCGCCGAGAACGGGACTAGAGGACAGGCCGTGCAGTGAGGGTAAagcctctttctttcatgtaattagcaagagtccatgagctagtgacgtatgggatatacattcctaccaggaggggcaaagtttcccaaacctcaaaatgcctataaatacacccctcaccacacccacaaatcagttttacaaactttgcctcctatggaggtggttgagattaccgatcaatattttggaactccgtgcaattttcagagctcttcagttttggcctcttctaaagagagaatcgttcatttgttttcagacagacaatgtcacaactgtggcatacatcaatcaccaaggagggactcacagtcctctggctatgaaagaagtatcttgaattctggtatgggcggaatccagctcctgtctagtttctgcggtccatatcccaggtatagacaattgggaagcggattatctcagtcgccaaacattacatccgggcgaatggtctcttcacccagaggtatttcttcagattgttcaaatgtggggacttccagaaatagatctgatggcctctcatctaaacagatccagggatcctcaagcggaagcaatggatgcattgtcacttccttggaagtatcatcctgcctatatctttccgcctctagttcttcttccaagagtaatctccaagatactgaaggaatgctcgtttgttctgctggtagcaccagcatggcctcacaggttttggtatgcggatcttgtccggatggcctcttgccaaccgtggacacttccgttaaggccagaccttctgtctcaaggtcctttttttccatcaggatctcaaatccttaaatttaaaggtatggagattgaacgcttgattcttagtcaaagaggtttctctgactctgtgattaatactatgttacaggctcgtaaatctgtatctagggagatatattatagagtctggaagacttatatttcttggtgtctctcatcattttttctggcattcttttagaattccgagaatattacagtttcttcaggatggtttggataaaggtttgtctgcaagttccttgaaaggacaaatctctgctctttctgttctttttcacagaaagattgctaatcttcctgatattcattgttttgtacaagctttggtccgtataaaacatgtcattaagtcaatttctcctcggagtttgaatttggttctgggggctcttcaagctcctccgtttgaacctatgcattcattggacattaaattactttcttggaaagttttgttccttttggccatctcttctgccagaagagtttctgaattatctgctctttcttgagtctccttttctgatttttcaccaggataaggcggtgttgcgaacttcttttaaatttttacctaaggtgtgaattccaacaacattagtagagaaattgtggttccttcattatgtcctaatcctaagaattctaaggagaaatcattgcattctttggatgtagttagagctttgaaatattatgttgaagctactaagaatttccgaaagacttctagtctatttgttatcttttccggttctaggaaaggtcagaagacctctgccatttctttggcatcttggttgaaatctttaattcatcatgcttatgttgagtcgggtagaactccgcctcaaaggattacagctcattctactaggtcagtttctacttcctgggcgtttaggaatgaagcttcggttgatcagatttgctaagcagcaacttggtcttctttgcatacttttactaaattctaccattttgatgtgttttcttcttctgaagctgtctttggtagaaaagtacttcaggcagctgtttcagtttgaatcttctgcttatattttcagtttttttctttataagatttaaactttatttttgggtgtggatatttttcagcggaattggctgtctttattttatccctccctctctagtgactcttgcgtggaagatccacatcttgggtagtcattttcccatatgtcactagctcatggactcttgctaattacatgaaagaaaacataatttatgtaagaacttacctgataaattcatttctttcatattagcaagagtccatgaggcccaccctttttttgtggtggttttgatttttttgtataaagcacaattattccaattccttatatttatgctttgcacttttttcttatcaccccacttcttggctattcgttaaactgatttgtgggtgtggtgaggggtgtatttataggcattttgaggtttgggaaactttgcccctcctggtaggaatgtatatcccatacgtcactagctcatggactcttgctaatatgaaagaaatgaatttatcaggtaagttcttacataaattatgttttttttagaagcGCCCTTTCAGTGAGTGTTGTCTTGCTGTGTTATAGGCTCCCATACGTTCTGAGGTCCCAAGCAATCCGGATCTTGTCTCAGCGGCAGTAACCGCTAGTTACCCTCAAGCTCCGCCTGATCTTCAGCCTAAGATGGAGGATTCCGTCTTGCAAAAGGCCTGTGGTGATCTCGCTTCTCAAACTGTTAGGCTCTTCACTGTTTGACCAGAAGACATGTCCCAGAGTTTAGTATCCGTTATCAGGATGGTTTAGCTGCCCActcacttttaataaaaaaaatattttttgccataAGCTGCTATGTCGGTTCAGGAAGCGGGAGCCCTTCTAATGTGTGGCCATATTacagcgtggccagactccgcccccgacTAGACTGCCCAGATAGCTCACAGCACTGTTTTATAGATCCAGAATGCCAGGTTCATTTCCTGCCATGGCTTGTCATTGCTCAACTTAtgcataagtgtatgtatgtagatTCTTCTGTATAGTGAGAATATGGCTAATTTATGTGCAGAAACATTTTATAGACCTTCTTTTAAGAGTGCTAaagataatgttttatttatagCTTGGTGGCCTATTTAATTCATTTGCTAGATTTAGGTTTATATTACCTTTGCCAAATGTAATATTGAGCCATGGGAATCTTCTCTTGAGGTAAAATGGGGGCTGTTTTTACCTTGGCTAAACATTCTGCTATTCCTTTATAGACACACGCAATATATACATAGACACGGACGCACACACTGCAATATACAAACGCACCTACACACACAGCAACAtaggcacagacatacacacaaacataataaaaagagagagagagacttggaTACTCTGATGTGAAAGTACTTAGCTCTTTATTAGTATTTATCCTTGAAAAAGCAATAGTAAAGTAAACCAATATGGAGTGTGATATTAAGATGAACTAATGTGCATTAACATATTACAGTAATTGTGGTTGTTGTATTCACTAATTTCTTACACATTCTAACAGCGCCACTGTCGGCATCAGTGCAGTACTTTTTACCAACATGACTGTGTATTCTTTTCTCTtttactctccttctctctccccatccccctcCCTCTAATTTTCCCATATTACTTAAttcacttctgtcttttttttttttttttttttttttgccaggtgtccagtatccAACATTCCAGCGGCTGCAAAAATGGAAAACACTATATCTAaccttaaaaaattcttaaaattggaCTTAAAATCAAAACAGGAAGTTATAAATAAtggaagaccaatgcctgagcttAAGGACCTACTTCAAACGGAGGGACAAAAGAAAACAACACGGTGGTTTCAAGTGGAGTGGTACTTGCGAAAAGACTGGCTGTGTGGTTGTGCTACGAAGAGTCGCCTGTACTGCTATCCCTGCCTTTTGTTTTCCCCTGCTGACAACGTTTGGACTAAAGAAGGATTTTGTTACTTGAAAAACCTATCAAGGGCCCTCAACAAACATGAGAAATCAAAAACTCACATTCACAGCCAAATTGCTTTAAAAACCTTTGGAACTTCGACGATAGATCGGGATTTGAATGAACAGCAGAGATTAAATATCATCACCCACAATGCTAAAGTAAAAGAAAACCGTGATATTTTAAAAGACCTTATCAATGCAACCTGCTTCCTAGCCAAACAGGAATTAGCATTTAGTAGTAACGAGCAGGGTGCAAACTCTTCTAATCATGACAACTATGTGGAGCTTTTATATGTTTTGGCTGAGAAAGATGAAAAGTTAGCTAAACATTTGGCGACATCCACTGTGTTTTCTGGCTCATCAAACAGAATACATAATGATTTAATCGAAGCAGTCGCTGATGTAATTAGAAATGATATCAAAAAGGAGATTAATGCAGCCCCGTTTGTTGCTGTTGAAGTAGACGAGACAACGGATGTCACAAACAAAGCCCAGATCTCTGTAATTTTGCGTTATGTGGCTAAAAGGGAGCTGACTTGTGAAGTGAAGGAGGTGTTGTTAGGATTTGATGAAGTGGTTGACAGACAAACACCAgctattgctaaatatgtattgggtgtgttggagaaatacaattgtgttgaaaagctggtagctcagacttacAATGGAccctctgtgatggcatcagagcTTAATGGGGTACAGGCTAAGattaaagaaaaagtacctgaagcCACTTTTATGCATTGTTATGCTCACAAATTGAACCTGGTGCTCTTGCATTCAGCAAAATCTATACCTGAGTGTCAAGTATTCTTTTCAACACTTGAGGGACTTGCCACGTTTTTCAGTAAGTCGACCAAGCTTACCCACCTACTGGACGATTTTGTAAAGAGACGTTTACCAagagcagcacccaccagatggagttcaAATTCCAGACTAGTGCCAACGGTAAACATGTTCCAAAGTGATCTGCGTGCTATGTTCCTGTTTCTCAGAAAAAATCCATCTGGTTGGGATAATAAAACCTTGATGATGGCTGAAGGATATACAAACTTTCTGTCTAAAGCATCAACCTGCTTCTTGCTAATGGCATATGATACCATTTTCATAGAAACTGAGACACTCTATAGTTTGCTGCAGAGTAAAGTGATGGATGTTGAATTCTGCTGTCGGCGAATTTGTGCCACTATGAAAAATCTGGAAAAGCAGAGACAGGAGTTTGACACTTTCTATGGGAAATTTGAGGAGAAATGCGTCAGAATGGGGCTGACAGACAATGAAAGAAGTAAACCGTTAATAAGAGATGTGAGGAGAATaatgttttataacatttttgacaATGTCGGCGTTCAAATGAAAGCTCACTCTGATCATTTTCGTGAGCTAGAATTCCTTACTTTGGTCAATTGCACTAAACTACTAGAAATATCGAAACATTTTGATGACGAAAAACTGCAGAGCCTAACAAAATATGCCAAATACTTTGACTTAGTTAGACTAAAATGGGATCTCATTGGATTGTATAGTTCTGAAACTGTAAGGAATAATTGCAAATCACCTGGAGATCTTCTCAGCTTTTTGGCCAAAAGGGATCTGATGCAGACTGTTCCAGAGGCTGTTAAATTACTCCAGCTGGTTCTCACAATAACAGTTACAACAGCCTCTTTTGAAAGGTCGTCATTCTCTGCTTTAAAGAGAATCAAAACACAGAGCAGGAATCGAACCGAGCAAGGACAACTTTCAGCTCTGGCAATTTTATCAATTGAGCAGGAGAGACTGTTGGAGTTGAAAGAAAAAAACGAAGAAGAgttttttaataaagttataaacAATTTTGTCAAAAAAGACAGGAGAAT
This genomic stretch from Bombina bombina isolate aBomBom1 chromosome 4, aBomBom1.pri, whole genome shotgun sequence harbors:
- the LOC128657336 gene encoding zinc finger MYM-type protein 1, whose translation is MTTEKNQTSELTGEEQMEFDEVAVYFSEEEWGCLTEEEKELYKDVMMENYQTLRSLGYVPEKPVLVTKIEDREEPFVCSLPTTKGICPPPVCSAAENSSGFKCSSISETPAAKAPSRKRKRCPVSNIPAAAKMENTISNLKKFLKLDLKSKQEVINNGRPMPELKDLLQTEGQKKTTRWFQVEWYLRKDWLCGCATKSRLYCYPCLLFSPADNVWTKEGFCYLKNLSRALNKHEKSKTHIHSQIALKTFGTSTIDRDLNEQQRLNIITHNAKVKENRDILKDLINATCFLAKQELAFSSNEQGANSSNHDNYVELLYVLAEKDEKLAKHLATSTVFSGSSNRIHNDLIEAVADVIRNDIKKEINAAPFVAVEVDETTDVTNKAQISVILRYVAKRELTCEVKEVLLGFDEVVDRQTPAIAKYVLGVLEKYNCVEKLVAQTYNGPSVMASELNGVQAKIKEKVPEATFMHCYAHKLNLVLLHSAKSIPECQVFFSTLEGLATFFSKSTKLTHLLDDFVKRRLPRAAPTRWSSNSRLVPTVNMFQSDLRAMFLFLRKNPSGWDNKTLMMAEGYTNFLSKASTCFLLMAYDTIFIETETLYSLLQSKVMDVEFCCRRICATMKNLEKQRQEFDTFYGKFEEKCVRMGLTDNERSKPLIRDVRRIMFYNIFDNVGVQMKAHSDHFRELEFLTLVNCTKLLEISKHFDDEKLQSLTKYAKYFDLVRLKWDLIGLYSSETVRNNCKSPGDLLSFLAKRDLMQTVPEAVKLLQLVLTITVTTASFERSSFSALKRIKTQSRNRTEQGQLSALAILSIEQERLLELKEKNEEEFFNKVINNFVKKDRRMDFMYK